The region ATACGGAGAAAAAAAACTAATTAAATTGCTACCGAGACGATAAAATATTGtctgttaagggacgtatttagatggatcttcctatctagacgtgccgtacgtacaagaaggaatcgctaaagaagaaatgagaaagaaggattgttgttgcaaggaagtcttgtaggtggctcaccgccttcaggacagcgcaggccttggccgagtcactaaggtctaaggtccttgtataggcaaaggacccataacatTGTCTTCATTAAGGAAAGCCCCAACTGCCAACATGCCCAAAGGACAACACTCGTTAAAATGTGACCGAATAGGTACGTGCCAACAGAAAAAAAGACGTGGGCAGATGGGCTTCTACATATGCTGCTCTATTCTACGTCCTTGCCGTGCACCTTCAAATCCTCGTTTACTCACATTTTCCCCTCAGAATAGGCTTCCCATATTCAGTAGACGCCAGAAATTCAGCACGCTGtgttgcaatgagcaaggtaTGATCaaatgtatgaagtattaTTGATTATTGTGTTCTCGaaagctatcgctagtgatctcatttattattctgccccagccgaccgcctgggtcacgggcatTGTCCGGGCATCGCCAGGCGTTGTCTTTGGGGTAGGGCAACACGCTGTCAGTAAATGAGTGTCTCCAGTATACCCGCGCCATCAATAACCCTAGTTGCTAAAGACCATCCAGCGCCTGTTCCGGGCACATTGACTGCTCATAGAATATGATTGACAATATTCCACAATTCACAATTGGAATCTAACTAGATAGACTGTCCAAGTACATTGTTCTCGCAGCGAGTCTGAAACAATGAGGCAGTAAGCTTAACATTCACagctcaaaaaaaaaaaaaaaaaatttcaCAACCCTGTTTCAgcagagaagctgaagaaagcgtcTGCCCACTACAACACCATAGCTCTGGCTGAcatgaagagcaggagatAAACTTAATAGAATAAGACTTTCGGGCTGGATAAAGAACTACAAAACTGTCCATACTGGAAAACCTTCGTTATCATGATGATTACATTCTCATATTTGACTTTTCGGTTCTTGCACTATGGGCCAGCTTGCAGTAAGGTGAGTTTACTCAGCAGCCTAAGGAGTTATCTGCGACTGCATCTGTGATCCTCACATGTCAGCTTCATGTACTGTACATAAAGACAAGGCCCTCCTGACTTGCCGTGGCAGCCACGTGATTTTGCTACCCCGCACGCTGGCTAACGCTCCCAGCGTGACTGCTGCGCACAAAaaccacgacgaggggagaacagggccccctactgctctaataactgatctcttacgctttgctcatcgatcattccctccaccccatggaggtggatgactcccccccaggcggagcccgtccggggactccgctcctgggtgaaaactctgaaccccccCTCaaggacctaccaccccgacccccctaccccggaactccctgaagagaagggccttattctccccacagaagactcccactgcagctccggtccctgtatcctATTTGCCGCAAGCCCCATtgatctgcgagcaggtcagcatggtagcagacgaccagctagtccttcttaatgattggaaactagcaatgacctctcttgctaaagctctagatctaactgtctcctctctacagggccgcccaagagacctggcccgggggcttgcagccagatttgtttccctagcaaaacaggactcccctcagcagattcctcTGATGACAGCagttgcacccccacagccatccaggcagatggaacagccaaaccaacctcccactcctgagGCTTGCGAAGGCCCCCTGAAGaggcaaacctcgcagcctacaacctgggcatccctgacagccccaagagctggtcaggggaactggcaaactattgccccagAACACCGTacgcaagccaagcaaccagcacaacgaaagctgaagcagtcaaacaagactgaccaccgcatcttcctccacctcccggcctcctctagcctccgggctattggaccacatggcatctgggtcacccttgcaggGAAAGTTCCGGACGGGATCGCACAGGTGCAAGTAATATTAACAGGATATGCAATTACTACaactgaacaaggcaaggtcttcttactgtcagagaaggctgtaagcctagctggggatggataCTTTGAAATACCAACAGAGTATTACCAGGTTATTGTCCCCTGGATCCtgaaacaactctggtccctggatggatagatagatactataattacagatatcagcaatgaagcagagcacATTACTGGTATTAAACCACTCATGGCCAAACTCTCAAAGCacccagtagagagggactctatcacagcagtcatagcctttccaaaaaggctacaacaccccttgcaactctttggcctgtccggcctatcaaggcccacccgccccaagcaaaggcctttgcaatacACCCGATGCTACTACTTCCATGATACACGAGCCTGCCGCTCCAGCGAATGCTGtatctcctgcagatcctTAAAACAGGAACACAACTGCTGTGTGCAGTGTATCAACTACTGCGGCCCGCATGCAGCGGACTTCCaaaaatgcccagccagaccccacGTCCAGAGGAACACTGTCACCCGCCTCTCAAaagatgctctagctgctatccgcaaggcaggccggcttgccttccaacaggagcagaagaaagcagaagaaagctctaaaTAACAAACAGATAATACCCACACTacaaaccagcctacaagacagctcacccaggagctcttaaaccaaaccctgacctcccctgaactatgaaaatactacaagctaatataggaagggggggcgctgtacatgacctgctactctcctttgaagcagatattattcttgtccaagaaccttggacaaatacagcaaagcacctaaccaagacctacCCATGATATCAGCTATTCAGTCCCCCGAcccgatggactgccagacccaggactctaacatatgtacaaagggatctcccagcccattccctcccgGAACCAATCTTACCAGAcatcaccacaatctacacggcaggccttactatcaTCAATGTCTACTGCCCCCCTAATAACctagttgcccctgctggtgctggctcaacaccctctatACTTTCcacactcctaggatatgcacccccagagaacaccatcctagcaggagacttcaatacccagcacccattctggcagccagatactgagtcttATGCTGTCATacctggcgcaacaggattattagactggcttgatgcccatgagctggaacttcgccttgagccaggcacccccacccgtggaccaaacaccctagaccttgtcttctctaacctaccactaagggccctagtagaagaccatctaaagactccaagtgaccatgcaacaattggaataatactggaacaagaagagcccccgcctatatacaagcttggaTCTACtaactgggagaaagccagagccctggcaagcctgcctgacccaaccctactAATTGACCTactagccaaacaactggtccagacatcccagcttgcaatacaaggcgcatcaagatacaatactcgcagactccctaggaccccatggtggactccagaactaacagacatactacaccaaacaagacagtaacaaaaccccgactataaacagctccGGAAGGCCATTGtacgggcaaaggctgaatactggaagcagcgaattgaacaagccacagcacctatagatgcattcaaacttgctaaatggatacaacatccagaccagctcgctgcttctcccctgaatatacaaggggcacAGGTTACTACTccacagggcaaggcagatgCCTTCCTTAATTACctcttagagaagggggccctgcttccaaatcagacagaagagggacccccaaacaagcccctgggctcactacacctgccaacaaaagagcactgctgggctgctctctgtgccccacccctGTCTGCCCCCAGGGAGGACagacttgccaccactgcttggagggagctctggcccgTACTAGGGGATATAATCACACAACTGTACTAcaggtgtatggaggaaggctgctttccactgagcctgaagtcagcaaaggtaataatgttaccaaaaccaggaaagaggggctaTACCTAACTCAATGCCTGGCagccaattagcctcctctctaccctaggtaaaggcctagagcgcctcctagcacagtagatagctgtaagagcaattcaggcagatgtgctagccccctgccacttcaGGGCCCTACCAGGAtgctctgccattgacctggtccaggttcttgttcacagggtagaggaggccttttaacagggaaaagatgctttactactcctactagatgtGAAAGGGGTATTTGACGCTGTaatacaccaacggctcctttctcacttacacctgcaaggatggtataaaggcttactccagctacttaaggactggcttactggctgctctgtatctgttcatatcaaagaaggcactgccacagcaccaattaaaggcagactcccccagggatcccccctatccccaatactcttcctgctatatgcggcaagaatagtctctaccttagagggctccttctgctatgcagatgatatgggtatattattaactgggaataccctggaagagagcttacaacaactggtagaggcctacaagcaaattactgctctagggacagagacaggcctccctttctcaatagagaaaacagagatacaatacttctctagaaagcagcagcagcatctccctacagttactctacctggtataggggagattacaccatccctatatacacagtagttaggagttcttctggatacaaagcttacttttaaagcccacattaatttggtctttagccgcgggaaacgactcgcccagcacctaaagagacttagcaatacccagcgcggctgcccagtggcctccatgtgggcagcagttatacagtaTGTTCTTctaacagctctgtacagggcagaagtcttctatacaggcaaacaataaaaaggggtagtttaactccctgctttctctcttccgcacagcagccctggctattactccgcagcctacaagactacccctactgcagcactcctccgcgaagcagacctaccagacccagaagctctactcaacagcatcctctggagggcagcagtgagatacatgagccttgatactaaacacccaattgcccaaatagccgcagagactaccgcgggcaggcccaaaaccaggcttaaaaggatcctacagctcctcctcagccccctgccagagcacgctataatagagctgcctctccctctattatgcatgctcccaacagacaacaaaggctacagccctgcccctttacagATTTTAGTATACTTAGATGGCTcacggaccagccagggggcagggtatggctactgcaatctactttggccctatcctcatgtccaagggacatggtcccgcgggccccaggacagaagtctatgatgcagaaatcataggtgctgtggaaggcctacgcgcagccctgggacaaccatgcgttggctactccacccagctagttatcctcctagataacctagctgcagcctccctgctagcaagctataggccaaccccttacagacatggtctgtcagagacctttagccaactagccgcctagtggatggaaagcccttcaatcctaaccatgcaacagaagccccttcaggtccgctggattccaggccactctggaattgctgggaatgagctggcagacaagctcgctaagctagggtcttctatatacagccccgacatccccccctccccagcatacctacgacgggaggcaaaacagtggctccgtacagagacatatacagcatatgctaataaggcgcctgaaacctacaaagccctgaatatcagaccccatacaaaagaaagccgctcccgcgagcacaagctgccccggtgggtacttggccgactcgtcgccgcttgtacaggccacggagactttacggcataccaccagcatttTGACCacacagactacctggagagctgcacctgcggcaaggcaaagaccccagtacacttcttcttttgcccatataccagaaaacgctggaaggatagatggagatgtataaaggatggcccgtcaaaaacaatagactggctcttaagtacagctgccggggctgaggaattcagccgcatcatgcaagaatcatcctttttcaaggacatatgcccgaactgggcccgccggagcgcttgaaagtgcgacagtccacacatctacctggacaaagggtacggcccctccccccaatctataggtagtcaaaacgggcatctgccctcgaagacctggccagggtagcgccggatgcttcttccgctcatttccaacatatattgtccatagttgctgcttcaaacctgtatctagctagttcctaggcagttctgtttaggtagcacgtccagatgccccctgggaggccgcagatcacgtgggccacgtgatccgccgagtgacgttaaataataaaacgaaacgaaacgaaacgaaaacgaaacgaaacgaaacgtGACTGCTGCGCGCCACAGCCAGAGAAGCTTTTGCTGAATGAAGCCGTGATGCCATTTAGCTCGTACTTATTTAGAATCCTGCCAGTTTTACCGCCGTTAGGTTTTCAGTAAACATGGTTGGTATGCTTAAAATGAGGGTGTAGGGTGGAGGCGCGGGTCGGCACGAGGCCAGGTGCCGCTTCGCTTTTTTCGCTGGAACTCTACTTGCCTAAGGCATCAGATGTTTAGAGCCCTACTCTATTCCAGAAGTAATGAAGTATTACCTCTTAAACATCCGACAAAGTTTGCACCTTCAGTTGCACGGCGCCTATAATAACGGAGTCTCCATTTATTGAACACTGGTTGTCCTATATTCTATAGGCCGGTCCTGAATAAACCAATCCAGATTTTGCGCGGTATGGGTTCTCAACGGACTGAAACGGACACCACCAAGTGTTCTGTTATACAATTTGGAGTGCTCAGTGCTAATGTCTATGAGCGCTGAATAACTGGCTTATTCCGCGAAAGAATACGACCTTGGGCTTATTTTAGAGTTCCGAGCTGAAATGCGAAACCAATCGTAGGAGTCATGAGGCTGAGCCTTAGCGCCAGACATGCCGCATAAATCCCGACGGATGGCCCAGTTTTGGTTCGATGTTGCACGCTCATTATTCCGCTTGATAGCCATACTGTGACCATAACTATGCTCTCATAATGAGCCAAACCAAGAACACCGCCCCGGCGTCGGTGCAGGAGATCTGGGAGAACACCATCGCCAGATTCCACCAACGCACGGGACAGCAACTCAATGGCGTGTCAAGAACTACAGAAGACCTTCGAAGGGCACTTGCTGCCCATTATGCTGCGCAGGTagatgatgaagatattTCAAGAGCGAAGGAAACCGGGTTCAAAATAATCCGTTGTATCCAGTTGCTAGGCGGCATTGCCGCTGAGGGCGCGTCCTTGGTAGGGAAGTCCGTTGGATCATACTCTTATGCAAAGCTAAAATAGGATTACTAGGTTTTCGGTCCTGCGGGGCTCTGTTTCAATGCTTTATCTTTCCTTCTGGACATTCCGAAAACGGTCCACGAGTTTCACGGGGAGATCAACGCGATCTTTGCGGAAGTTGGTCCCGCGCTCGCCCAGTTTCGCATTTACCAGCGGATGGAGGAAACTATGTCCGTTGATGAGGCCCTGCGAGCATCCATCGACCAGGTGATGACGAGCTTCGTCGATATATGCGCGAATTGCATCAATATCCATCGCGAGggccgctggagaagcttcAAGCGGAGCGCTAAGCGGATCCTTCTGGATGAGGGATCGGTCCGAGACGAGCTCGATAACTTTAAGAAGTTGACGCAGAATCAATTGAATGTGCAGGCCACCCTAACTCTTGAGGTGGCGCTGGAAACCAACCAGGGCGTGGCGTTTATCAAGTCCTCCGTGACCGAGATTGACACGACCGCGAAAGGAATCAAGACAGACGTGAGCGGGTTAGTCGAGGCAGAGCATAAGCGGGGATTGAATGATGCTCGAAAGAAGAGCCTGAAGACTATTAGAGAGAACTTGGCgcagaaggaggaagagaccGCTAATGTTATTGATGCTCGCGAAAAGATGTGGAAGAATTCCGTCAAGGGAAGCGGGAAATGGTTGAATAATATCGACGAATATAAGCAGTGGCTCGACAGAAGCAGCACTTCGAATTCCCTCCTGGTTCTGACCGGAGGCCCAGGAACAGGTAAGTCATTCCTGGTTTCTGCAATTGCTCAGGACGTCAAGTCCCGCAATTCGGCCACGAAAGCCGAGAGGGGTCTGTTGGGGTACTATTCTTTTTCTATCTCCAACAAGGCGGATAGCGACCGAAATCGTCCAGAGACGGCTATCAAGTCCATCTGTACGCAGATGGCGGAGCAAGATGCTGTCTATGCACGACATGTGGCTGGTGTCTGTGAAGAATCTGGAAAAGACAAGAACTACTTTAAAGACGCTACCTGCCAGACGCTGTGGACGGCATTAGGCCTTGGGTCTCCAGTGAGGAATGCGATGCATTACATTCTGTTAGACTCCGTAAATATCCTcagtgaagaagagcttaAGCGGCTCTTCGAGATGATTGAGAAACGTCCAGCTCTCTCGGATGAAGACAAATCCAATCCAGTCCGTATCCTCATCAGCTGCGAGCGCTCGGTTTTGCAGGATGAATGGCTTAATTCGGTGTCCGCAATGTGTATTGACATCACTCGGTATAATGCCGAGGATATCAGCACATTCATCGTCGAGGACCTGAAAAGGGCTGATCTATTTCAGGGACATGACCAGGACTCGCAGCGGCGCAGAAAGATGGTAGGGGACCGCCTGCTGAAGCGGTCCAACAAATGCTACACAACCGTGCAGCAGGATCTGGGCAAGATAAAGGCGATTGTTGCATCAAGCGGCACAGAAGAGGAGCTCAACCGGGTCCTCCAGGAATCCAGCACAGACCCAAAGGCTGTGGTGCGTTCGGAACTTGAAACATTAGAATCAGTGCTCAATCCAAGGGAGATCGAAGAGGTTAACGAGTTGTTGATTTGGGTTATCGCTGGGAATGTTTATCTTAGTATCGACGAGCTGGCGTCCGCTCTCTATTTGCGCTTCAAAACCGTTTCTCTCCAACCACTTGCACAAAAGATAGCCGGAAAGTACTCAAAGATCTTTGATTTATCCTACGGGGGAAACACAGTCATACTCAGGGACCATGTCGAGGAATACGTCGTCGCTGAACGAGTCCGTCCAAGGCAGTCAGTTGACGATCCCAAGATCTCTGCAACCATCACAATTACCAACGGAGATAGAAAGGCAGTGCAGCGTTTCTTCTGGGACTTGACTCATCATTCTTCCTTTGCCAACGGCTTTGAATTCCGGCCTGAGTCGGACCTTTCCCAGGTGCCTAACAGGAAATTCCAGGTGTACATGGTTGATGCCCACTTTGAAATTGTGAAAAGGGCATTTGAATACTTCCTGTTGCCCcagggcgaggagaaagaagggggAAGGCTTATCGGGATGTACATGTTGAGCAGTATCCCAGGCCATCTCGAAGCGTTATACAATGCCCAGGGGCTGGATGAACTTCCAGTGGCGGACAAGCAGTACATTGGCTCCCGCGTCTATGACATGTTCAACGAGTGTGATTTGATTGAGAGGAATTGGGACTTGTGCAAATGGACTAACTGGTATAGCATGGATCACGAGATGGAAATTTTCTGGAAATGGTTGGATAATCCAGTAGCAATTGCACGGCTGGGAGCACGAGATAAAAGGTGGCTAAGCGAAATCAGGAAGGATAAATACCCTAACCGGAGTCTTCTAACTCCGATTATGACGATGGTAGCCCGGAACTGGCTGCAGAAGACAGAATGGAATGTGCAAACGCCGTTTGAATGGCTCAGTGGGTTTCTTAGCTTGGTATGTTGTTTTACTGGCACTTTACATTTCTCTATACCTTGACTTACCACTCTCCTTGACTGGATTAGGGGGCCAATTCTGCCTTAAAGCAAGACGAtgtggctgctgaagaagctgggaCAAAGACGCAACCAGTGGAGAAGACTggggaagacgatgaaataATGATTAGTCAAACTGACTCCGAAGTGGAAAAAGTGGTCCAGGCCGAAAACTGGGCAAAGAAAGCTCTGGGTATATCAGAGGTCGATTGCACCTGGTGCATCCGTTTGGGCGAGACCTATAAGGCTTTGTGGGAAAGGGAGGCTGCCATGGAGCAGTATAAGAAGGTATGACGGTCTTGACTATGAATGTACTTCACAAATCTCTAACCTGATAAAAAGGCAGTTGTCATTCTCCAAAACCAGGATGCCGTGGACAAGGAACGACTTGCTAGCATTTTCCAGGCTcttggagagctggaggacAGTGTGGATAACCTAGAAAGCGCGATTTCATACTACAAGCAAGCATACGAACAAAATGGTCCCAACAAAGATATTCTTCACGCTCTTGCCAGCGACTATGCGCTAACCgggttgaaggaggaggcggtttCTATCGTCCAGCAGGCTGTTACAGAAAAAACTCCAGGCACAGAGTCTTCATTGTTGATAGCCATGTTGCAAACGGTAGTTCGCAAGGATTGGGCGCACCTGGAGCCACTTTTTACCGCGATTCATTGGCTCATCGTATCCTCTCCTGAATATTGGACAGTCATTTTGCAAGAGCTCGAGATGGCAATCGAACAGAACCGCGCGGAAAACAAAGGTGAAGATGTCGCATCTCTCCAACTCATGCTGGGAAACGCAATGTACTTTCTCCGTCAGAATTTCCCAGAAGATCTAGTCAAGGCTGTGGACTACTGGCATGCCGGTTTGGCAATACTTCACGAGGAAATTGGGCTTGAAGGTCGGTGGGACCTTGACttcatgaagcagcagacgCTCACCTTACTCGGGAGGCGTCGTGTCGAACAGGCTCTCCAAGAGGAGCAGCCTGATTATCAATGCTATACGAGCGAATTGCAAGAATTGTACGAAACTGGCGAGGCATACCCAAGCGTCAAACTTGTGCTGGCGTCCTTATACACGCTCAGTGGGCAACGGCTCAAAGCACAAGAAATCCTGCGCTCAGAAATGGTCACCGCATTTAACATTCTtgtcgacgatgacgatggaaATGACTGGGAGGGCTTTTCTGCCATCCGTAACTCCCTCATGCATACTGAAGACTTCGAAAATGCGCGCAAAGCATGCCTGCTGCTTCCAGAACGGAAGTTCGATTTGGGTGTGCTGAAGGCGCTCTTGGAAAACGAAGACCCTTCCCTTGAGGCAGCCAGCACGCATTTGGTTGAGTTCTACGAGAAGGAATGTCAATCCGACCAAACAGCTATGGACCGATTCAACAAGGTCGCTGAAGAAACCGAAAGGCTTCGAGCGGCCGCGGAACCCAACAGCACCGAAGCTGCCCTGTGGACTGGAGTCTCCAGAATCCTCGAGGGGTTTCACAAGCTTGACgaccttcccttcccctGCAAAGCGTGCTGGAAACGCGGTGTCGGCCTCAACTTTTGCAAATATTGCGACAGAATCGACC is a window of Aspergillus nidulans FGSC A4 chromosome VI DNA encoding:
- a CDS encoding uncharacterized protein (transcript_id=CADANIAT00009706); its protein translation is MSQTKNTAPASVQEIWENTIARFHQRTGQQLNGVSRTTEDLRRALAAHYAAQVDDEDISRAKETGFKIIRCIQLLGGIAAEGASLVFGPAGLCFNALSFLLDIPKTVHEFHGEINAIFAEVGPALAQFRIYQRMEETMSVDEALRASIDQVMTSFVDICANCINIHREGRWRSFKRSAKRILLDEGSVRDELDNFKKLTQNQLNVQATLTLEVALETNQGVAFIKSSVTEIDTTAKGIKTDVSGLVEAEHKRGLNDARKKSLKTIRENLAQKEEETANVIDAREKMWKNSVKGSGKWLNNIDEYKQWLDRSSTSNSLLVLTGGPGTGKSFLVSAIAQDVKSRNSATKAERGLLGYYSFSISNKADSDRNRPETAIKSICTQMAEQDAVYARHVAGVCEESGKDKNYFKDATCQTLWTALGLGSPVRNAMHYILLDSVNILSEEELKRLFEMIEKRPALSDEDKSNPVRILISCERSVLQDEWLNSVSAMCIDITRYNAEDISTFIVEDLKRADLFQGHDQDSQRRRKMVGDRLLKRSNKCYTTVQQDLGKIKAIVASSGTEEELNRVLQESSTDPKAVVRSELETLESVLNPREIEEVNELLIWVIAGNVYLSIDELASALYLRFKTVSLQPLAQKIAGKYSKIFDLSYGGNTVILRDHVEEYVVAERVRPRQSVDDPKISATITITNGDRKAVQRFFWDLTHHSSFANGFEFRPESDLSQVPNRKFQVYMVDAHFEIVKRAFEYFLLPQGEEKEGGRLIGMYMLSSIPGHLEALYNAQGLDELPVADKQYIGSRVYDMFNECDLIERNWDLCKWTNWYSMDHEMEIFWKWLDNPVAIARLGARDKRWLSEIRKDKYPNRSLLTPIMTMVARNWLQKTEWNVQTPFEWLSGFLSLGANSALKQDDVAAEEAGTKTQPVEKTGEDDEIMISQTDSEVEKVVQAENWAKKALGISEVDCTWCIRLGETYKALWEREAAMEQYKKAVVILQNQDAVDKERLASIFQALGELEDSVDNLESAISYYKQAYEQNGPNKDILHALASDYALTGLKEEAVSIVQQAVTEKTPGTESSLLIAMLQTVVRKDWAHLEPLFTAIHWLIVSSPEYWTVILQELEMAIEQNRAENKGEDVASLQLMLGNAMYFLRQNFPEDLVKAVDYWHAGLAILHEEIGLEGRWDLDFMKQQTLTLLGRRRVEQALQEEQPDYQCYTSELQELYETGEAYPSVKLVLASLYTLSGQRLKAQEILRSEMVTAFNILVDDDDGNDWEGFSAIRNSLMHTEDFENARKACLLLPERKFDLGVLKALLENEDPSLEAASTHLVEFYEKECQSDQTAMDRFNKVAEETERLRAAAEPNSTEAALWTGVSRILEGFHKLDDLPFPCKACWKRGVGLNFCKYCDRIDLCDACLADLQAGKASKPFVCSKLHDWIRFESWTLENYVLAWKRLVPVTAADGSQQLISASKWLGNLCDDWKLDKSEWGFE
- a CDS encoding uncharacterized protein (transcript_id=CADANIAT00009705) — its product is MVADDQLVLLNDWKLAMTSLAKALDLTVSSLQGRPRDLARGLAARFVSLAKQDSPQQIPLMTAVAPPQPSRQMEQPNQPPTPEACEGPLKRQTSQPTTWASLTAPRAGQGNWQTIAPEHRTQAKQPAQRKLKQSNKTDHRIFLHLPASSSLRAIGPHGIWVTLAGKVPDGIAQVQVILTGYAITTTEQGKVFLLSEKALFSPPTRWTARPRTLTYVQRDLPAHSLPEPILPDITTIYTAGLTIINVYCPPNNLVAPAGAGSTPSILSTLLGYAPPENTILAGDFNTQHPFWQPDTESYAVIPGATGLLDWLDAHELELRLEPGTPTRGPNTLDLVFSNLPLRALVEDHLKTPSDHATIGIILEQEEPPPIYKLGSTNWEKARALASLPDPTLLIDLLAKQLLRKAIVRAKAEYWKQRIEQATAPIDAFKLAKWIQHPDQLAASPLNIQGAQVTTPQGKADAFLNYLLEKGALLPNQTEEGPPNKPLGSLHLPTKEHCWAALCAPPLSAPREDRLATTAWRELWPVLGDIITQLYYRYVKGVFDAVIHQRLLSHLHLQGWYKGLLQLLKDWLTGCSVSVHIKEGTATAPIKGRLPQGSPLSPILFLLYAARIVSTLEGSFCYADDMGILLTGNTLEESLQQLVEAYKQITALGTETGLPFSIEKTEIQYFSRKQQQHLPTVTLPGVLLDTKLTFKAHINLVFSRGKRLAQHLKRLSNTQRGCPVASMWAAVIHSPGYYSAAYKTTPTAALLREADLPDPEALLNSILWRAAKPLQVRWIPGHSGIAGNELADKLAKLGSSIYSPDIPPSPAYLRREAKQWLRTETYTAYANKAPETYKALNIRPHTKESRSREHKLPRWVLGRLVAACTGHGDFTAYHQHFDHTDYLESCTCGKAKTPVHFFFCPYTRKRWKDRWRCIKDGPSKTIDWLLSTAAGAEEFSRIMQESSFFKDICPNWARRSA